In Primulina eburnea isolate SZY01 chromosome 3, ASM2296580v1, whole genome shotgun sequence, one DNA window encodes the following:
- the LOC140827366 gene encoding potassium transporter 4-like → MNQVDIDNDDSPGTPPPRAAGTGQQSAHLGGRDGQGEPAQTTQSKRKLTSKLSFANFPTSLVLAYQSFGVVYGDLSTSPLYVFKSIFVGKLQNHQNPDAIFGAFSLIFWTLTLIPLLKYIFILLNADDNGEGGTFALYSLLCRHGKFGLLPNQQTADEELSAYKYGPLGQSSTSLALKRFLERHKRLRTGLLLVVLLGAGMVIGDGVVTPAMSVISSISGLEAANTKLDKGVTLLISCVILVGLFALQHWGTHKVGFLFAPVVILWLLSIFAIGLYNTIRWNPKIVYALSPHYIIKFFDQTGKDGWISLGGVLLAITGTEAMYADLGHFTSFSIRLAFVFVVYPCLVVQYMGQAAYLSKHISSIPTSFYDSIPRVVFWPIFVIATLAAIVASQAIISATFSIVKQCHALGCFPRVKVVHTSKQIYGQIYIPEINWIMMILTLAVAIGFQDTTTIGNAYGLAVMSVMFITTFLMALVMVFVWQRSIILATVFLLCFWIMEAFYLSAAYIKVPQGGWVSLVLSFIFMSIMFVWHYGTRRKYSFDLHNKVPMKWILGLGPSLGIVRVPGMGLIYSELATGVPSIFSHFVTNLPAFHNVLVFVCVKYVPVPYVSPEERFLIGRICPRPYRMYRCIVRYGYKDLQGDEGDFENLLIQSIAEFIQMEAVEPQFSTPDSVSYDGRMAVISSQTFESCSGLIVSVVEDFGMSNSIQSSKSLTLQSLRSVHDDENPQIRRRRVRFQVPQSPGIDPSVREELLDLIQAKEAGVAYIMGHSYVKARRSSSFLKKLVIDFGYSFLRKNCRGPSVALHIPHISLIEVGMIYHV, encoded by the exons ATGAATCAAGTTGACATTGACAATGATGATAGCCCCGGAACACCACCTCCGAGGGCAGCTGGCACTGGTCAACAGTCAGCCCACTTGGGTGGAAGAGATGGGCAAGGTGAACCAGCCCAGACAACTCAGAGCAAAAGAAAGTTAACCTCAAAG TTAAGCTTTGCAAACTTTCCTACCTCTTTAGTACTAGCTTATCAAAGCTTTGGTGTGGTTTATGGAGATCTGAGCACGTCACCACTTTATGTATTCAAAAGCATATTTGTTGGGAAGCTGCAAAATCATCAGAATCCAGATGCTATATTTGGCGCATTCTCGTTAATCTTTTGGACTTTAACACTGATACCCTTgctcaaatatatttttattttattgaatgcTGATGATAACGGTGAAG GTGGGACATTTGCTCTGTATTCCTTGCTTTGTAGGCATGGAAAGTTTGGTTTGCTTCCtaatcaacaaacagcagatgaGGAGCTTTCAGCTTACAAATATGGTCCTTTGGGACAATCTTCGACATCTTTGGCACTAAAGAGATTTCTTGAGAGGCACAAAAGGTTGAGGACTGGATTGTTACTTGTCGTTTTACTGGGTGCTGGCATGGTAATAGGTGATGGTGTTGTTACTCCTGCAATGTCAG TAATATCATCAATATCAGGGCTTGAAGCTGCTAACACAAAGTTGGACAAGG GTGTTACACTATTAATTTCATGCGTTATACTGGTTGGCCTATTTGCTCTGCAGCACTGGGGCACCCATAAGGTCGGTTTTCTGTTTGCTCCAGTAGTTATTCTGTGGTTGCTATCAATTTTTGCGATCGGGCTGTATAATACAATACGCTGGAACCCAAAAATTGTGTATGCTCTTTCTCCACATTACATTATCAAATTCTTTGACCAAACTGGTAAAGATGGATGGATTTCACTTGGTGGGGTCCTCCTTGCTATAACAG GTACTGAAGCGATGTATGCAGATCTTGGCCATTTCACTTCATTTTCGATAAGG cttgcatttgtGTTTGTTGTATACCCTTGCTTGGTTGTGCAATACATGGGCCAAGCCGCTTATCTCTCAAAACACATTTCTTCAATCCCTACAAGCTTCTATGATTCCATCCCCC GTGTTGTTTTCTGGCCAATCTTTGTTATTGCGACCCTTGCAGCTATTGTTGCCAGTCAGGCTATAATTTCAGCCACATTCTCTATAGTTAAGCAATGTCATGCACTTGGTTGCTTCCCACGTGTGAAGGTTGTTCACACCTCAAAACAAATTTATGGGCAGATCTATATTCCCGAGATTAACTGGATCATGATGATTCTTACCCTTGCTGTAGCTATTGGATTCCAGGATACAACTACAATTGGGAATGCCTATG GCCTAGCTGTTATGTCCGTGATGTTTATCACGACTTTTCTCATGGCACTTGTTATGGTTTTTGTCTGGCAAAGGAGTATCATACTCGCCACGGTTTTCCTCCTTTGTTTTTGGATCATGGAAGCTTTTTACCTCTCCGCTGCATACATTAAGGTTCCTCAGGGAGGTTGGGTTTCCCTTGTACTTTCTTTCATCTTTATGTCTATCATGTTTGTCTGGCACTATGGAACACGCAGGAAATACAGTTTTGATCTTCATAACAAGGTGCCTATGAAGTGGATACTTGGACTGGGTCCCAGCCTTGGTATTGTCCGTGTTCCTGGAATGGGCCTCATTTACTCAGAGCTGGCAACAGGAGTCCCGTCAATCTTCTCGCACTTCGTGACGAATCTTCCTGCATTTCATAATGTTTTGGTATTTGTTTGCGTAAAGTATGTTCCAGTCCCCTATGTGTCACCTGAAGAACGCTTTCTCATTGGTCGCATCTGTCCAAGACCATATCGCATGTACCGATGCATTGTCAGGTATGGGTACAAGGACTTGCAAGGAGATGAAGGGGATTTCGAGAATCTGTTGATTCAGAGTATAGCGGAGTTCATTCAAATGGAAGCTGTGGAGcctcagttctccacccccgaCTCTGTGTCTTACGATGGCAGGATGGCAGTCATAAGCTCCCAAACATTTGAATCTTGCTCAGGTCTGATTGTATCTGTGGTTGAGGACTTCGGCATGAGTAATTCCATTCAAAGCAGCAAATCTCTAACTCTTCAAAGCTTAAGATCTGTACATGATGATGAGAACCCACAGATCAGGAGACGCCGGGTGAGGTTCCAAGTACCTCAAAGTCCAGGGATCGATCCTTCAGTGAGAGAAGAACTCCTAGACTTGATCCAGGCAAAAGAAGCTGGCGTTGCATATATAATGGGGCACTCTTACGTAAAAGCCAGGAGGTCTTCCTCATTCTTGAAAAAACTAGTTATTGATTTCGGTTACTCGTTTCTGCGCAAGAATTGCAGGGGTCCTTCGGTTGCTCTCCACATTCCTCACATCAGCCTTATTGAAGTTGGCATGATATATCATGTCTAG